The region GCGCCAGGGCCGGCGCGACCGCAAGGTCTTCGCCTCCCGCATCTATAACCTCGTCTCGCGCTGGCTTTTCGGCGTCCAGGCCCATGATATGAACTGGATCAAGGCCTTTCGGCGCGAGGTAATTGACGCGCTCCCTCCCCTGCGCTCGGACTGGCACCGCTTTATCCTGATGATGGCCGCATCCGACGGCTTTCGCGTGGGCGAGGTACCGACCAGCTACCGCCCGCGACAGCGCGGCCGCTCCAAATTTGGGTTGGGACGCATCCCGGTCTCTTTCCTGGATGTCCTGGTGGTCAAGTTCCTGCTGGTCTTCAGCCAGAAGCCCATGCGCTTCTTCGGCGCGCTGGGAGGCGGGCTTATCGCCGCCGGCTTCCTGACCTACCTGTATCTGCTCATCCTGTACATCGTCCAATCCAAACAACAGCGGCCCATCTTCTGGTTCGCCGGCGTGCTGGTGCTGGCCGGCCTCATCCTCTTCCTCATCGGCTTCATCGCCGAGCTGATCGTCAATCAGCAGGAGCAACTGGTGGAGCTGGAGCGCACCCTGCGTCAGCATCTCCAACAGCGACCATCCTATCCCGCCCGACA is a window of Anaerolineae bacterium DNA encoding:
- a CDS encoding glycosyltransferase family 2 protein, which translates into the protein MSAALPPVEIDQNALAGLGKISVLVPARDEEGNIGQVIERTLRVFSRYGLDGEIVVVDDGSTDGTRQEVLSWSERSPNVHLITHRRNLGLTAALRTGFRHVQGDVVIFLPGDMESDPEEDIPRLLAKLSEGYDVVAGWRQGRRDRKVFASRIYNLVSRWLFGVQAHDMNWIKAFRREVIDALPPLRSDWHRFILMMAASDGFRVGEVPTSYRPRQRGRSKFGLGRIPVSFLDVLVVKFLLVFSQKPMRFFGALGGGLIAAGFLTYLYLLILYIVQSKQQRPIFWFAGVLVLAGLILFLIGFIAELIVNQQEQLVELERTLRQHLQQRPSYPARHPDRFPHSGEES